Proteins encoded together in one Drosophila albomicans strain 15112-1751.03 chromosome 2R, ASM965048v2, whole genome shotgun sequence window:
- the LOC117574810 gene encoding seminase: protein MYFNGVILLMLMPAIFADEELPERDLIQPRIFHGKPISLRTLGGYAVQIYRGSTLVCTGTLLSKNHILTAAHCFERANFTDFYVVAGENDQVDFYFEEDRNYVIKGKRHPDYNKLQFIGDIAVVKVRYPIRGRGTGYMNLCSRLMSAGNMVTVSGWGASENQRNHNELRTMRIPIVAKPECNEKMAIKLPVNVICASNYKKSTLCNGDSGGPMIFNGEVCGVSTWTFECGNTIKPDIFMSVYVYRDFINKAMDEMGD, encoded by the coding sequence ATGTATTTTAATGGCGTTATTttattgatgctgatgccaGCAATCTTTGCCGATGAGGAGCTACCCGAACGAGATCTTATACAACCACGAATCTTTCATGGCAAACCCATAAGTCTAAGAACTCTAGGAGGCTATGCTGTGCAAATCTATCGTGGTTCAACACTGGTGTGCACTGGCACTTTGTTGAGCAAAAATCACATTCTGACGGCAGCACATTGCTTTGAGAGGGCAAATTTCACGGACTTTTATGTGGTTGCTGGCGAAAATGATCAGGTAGACTTTTACTTTGAGGAGGATCGAAACTATGTGATAAAGGGAAAGCGACATCCAGACtacaataaattacaattcatTGGCGACATTGCCGTTGTCAAAGTGCGGTATCCCATAAGAGGACGCGGCACTGGCTACATGAATCTCTGCAGTCGTTTGATGTCCGCTGGCAACATGGTCACAGTCTCTGGCTGGGGAGCTAGTGAAAACCAAAGGAACCACAACGAGCTGCGCACAATGCGTATTCCAATTGTTGCAAAGCCCGAGTGTAACGAGAAGATGGCCATAAAGTTACCGGTGAATGTGATCTGTGCCTCCAACTATAAGAAGAGCACTCTGTGCAACGGTGACTCAGGTGGACCGATGATCTTCAATGGTGAAGTTTGTGGCGTTAGCACGTGGACCTTTGAATGTGGTAATACAATCAAACCTGACATTTTCATGAGTGTCTACGTGTATCGGGATTTTATAAACAAAGCAATGGATGAGATGGGAGATTGA